One genomic segment of Prosthecobacter fusiformis includes these proteins:
- a CDS encoding acyltransferase family protein, whose amino-acid sequence MERSLDKDTELLIDAMRGIAALLVVFTHAFDLAVSETYGWNYANNPEAWRWARASFGHGGFLVWCFFMISGVCIHQSISRSIASGEFSFWRYAVARISRIYPLFILGLILAVLAWLLHEDFGEGYNEAPLREMAASLVSLQIFTTPFPAYETSWSLSCEMIYYTIWPVALLLMRGRVNWAAAFSLTSVLVMVCMIMLLWKGFHFFEHSAFFEGLWIVSVLLPVWVCGAWLAGHWGSAKLQISRRTWIASILLCILSECLLIVLKFKQYPHWAVHLAGWSSIPGLMLFLLGARFTHLSARSWAEPVCRWLGQFSYPCYILHMQLLLLLDHFVDIYGNGLAHRYPVLHAVFEFLIVLGVLVVVGPKLERWTMHWRKIWLSKLPKSGGNLTLKPV is encoded by the coding sequence ATGGAGCGCAGCCTGGACAAGGATACCGAATTACTGATTGATGCCATGCGTGGCATCGCAGCTTTGCTGGTGGTATTCACCCATGCTTTTGACCTGGCTGTTTCTGAAACCTACGGCTGGAACTACGCGAACAATCCTGAGGCATGGCGCTGGGCACGGGCCAGCTTTGGACATGGTGGTTTTCTCGTCTGGTGCTTCTTCATGATCTCCGGAGTCTGCATTCACCAGTCCATCTCCCGCAGCATCGCCAGTGGGGAATTCTCTTTTTGGCGATATGCGGTCGCGCGCATCTCCCGGATTTATCCGCTCTTCATTCTTGGCCTCATCCTGGCGGTTCTCGCCTGGCTTTTGCATGAGGATTTTGGAGAGGGATACAATGAAGCTCCACTGCGGGAAATGGCAGCAAGCCTTGTGAGTTTGCAAATTTTCACGACTCCATTTCCGGCTTATGAAACCTCATGGAGCCTCAGTTGTGAGATGATTTATTATACCATCTGGCCGGTTGCCCTGCTCTTAATGCGGGGCCGTGTGAACTGGGCGGCTGCTTTCTCGCTGACTTCAGTACTGGTCATGGTCTGTATGATCATGCTGCTGTGGAAAGGTTTCCATTTCTTTGAACACAGCGCTTTTTTTGAGGGCTTGTGGATTGTGTCAGTTTTGCTGCCTGTCTGGGTCTGTGGGGCCTGGCTGGCAGGGCATTGGGGCAGTGCCAAGTTGCAAATCAGCCGTCGCACCTGGATTGCATCCATCCTTCTCTGCATCCTTTCGGAATGCCTGCTCATCGTTCTGAAGTTCAAACAATATCCCCATTGGGCGGTACATCTGGCTGGCTGGAGTTCCATTCCGGGCCTCATGCTTTTTCTACTGGGTGCACGGTTTACCCACCTTTCAGCCCGCAGCTGGGCGGAACCTGTTTGCCGTTGGCTGGGCCAGTTCAGCTACCCCTGTTACATTTTGCACATGCAATTGCTTCTCCTTCTGGACCATTTTGTGGACATTTATGGCAACGGTCTTGCGCATCGCTATCCTGTCCTCCATGCCGTTTTTGAGTTTCTTATCGTCCTCGGTGTCTTGGTTGTAGTCGGGCCGAAATTGGAACGGTGGACCATGCACTGGCGGAAAATCTGGCTTTCAAAGCTGCCTAAATCAGGGGGAAATCTCACTTTGAAGCCTGTTTAA